The Micromonospora sp. M71_S20 genome has a window encoding:
- a CDS encoding serine protease: MVLTAPAVAQAKPTPVETNGNTTAVARTSDGRAITNEKIAQEVTRFWTPERMANAVDLDLAKSPKATESTTRAPKPDGPAGSVAPVRPSVASGADVGIQLNESAVVGKVYFTTPNGGGASCSASAVASGKARLVMTAGHCVHQGAGGQWYSNWQFVPRYRDGARPFGTFVAYQLAARTAWINSSSYDEDMAIAIMHNGGNWGLKVVETVGGHGMRWNWGYNISLMTALGYPSNLGGGESQYYCQSGTWHAGSQQIRMWCNMTYGSSGGPWLQEYNDQNGLGFINSVVSHGDNPGNGQFDGPYFDDDIKSLYDFAEGLSPA; encoded by the coding sequence ATGGTGCTGACCGCTCCGGCGGTCGCCCAGGCGAAGCCGACCCCGGTCGAGACGAACGGCAACACCACCGCCGTCGCCCGCACCAGTGACGGCCGTGCGATCACCAACGAAAAGATCGCCCAGGAGGTCACCAGGTTCTGGACGCCGGAGCGGATGGCGAACGCCGTCGACCTCGACCTCGCGAAGTCGCCGAAGGCCACCGAGTCGACGACCCGGGCGCCGAAGCCGGACGGGCCGGCGGGCTCGGTCGCGCCGGTGCGACCGAGCGTCGCCAGCGGCGCCGACGTCGGCATCCAGCTCAACGAGTCGGCGGTCGTCGGCAAGGTCTACTTCACCACCCCCAACGGCGGCGGCGCCTCCTGCTCCGCGAGCGCGGTCGCCAGCGGCAAGGCACGACTGGTCATGACCGCCGGGCACTGCGTGCACCAGGGCGCCGGCGGGCAGTGGTACAGCAACTGGCAGTTCGTGCCGCGGTACCGCGACGGCGCGCGGCCGTTCGGCACGTTCGTGGCGTACCAGCTCGCGGCCCGCACCGCGTGGATCAACAGCAGCAGCTACGACGAGGACATGGCCATCGCCATCATGCACAACGGCGGTAACTGGGGCCTGAAGGTCGTGGAGACCGTCGGCGGCCACGGCATGCGCTGGAACTGGGGCTACAACATCTCCCTGATGACCGCCCTCGGCTACCCGTCCAACCTCGGCGGCGGCGAGAGCCAGTACTACTGCCAGAGCGGCACCTGGCACGCCGGTAGCCAGCAGATCCGGATGTGGTGCAACATGACCTACGGCTCCAGCGGCGGACCGTGGTTGCAGGAGTACAACGACCAGAACGGCCTCGGGTTCATCAATAGCGTCGTGAGTCACGGCGACAACCCGGGCAACGGTCAGTTCGACGGCCCGTACTTCGACGACGACATCAAGAGCCTCTACGACTTCGCGGAGGGTCTCTCCCCGGCGTAA
- a CDS encoding CHAP domain-containing protein translates to MPTVTVRVLGALSASVLSATLGVLAVAAPAQAAARDGACNTGEFCYYYNSDHAGSVSDHAGSLADYGSTQPGCYEFKGAGGGKGQCIKNNAASAWNRTGKTVRVYYNTGYNGSHAYQDFAPGAKKNLSSTLKNNNASHQLISAGSSYPAKDDYPYKGQTSGIDPWNFYKGQCTSFAAWAVRSRVGVAFHNQYKGQARWGNAKEWVAAAGRAGVPVYNSPKAGDVAVRLGGTYGHVAFVTRVNANGTFEIDEYNYVSADRYSHRTVSVGTANNQFSKFIRFK, encoded by the coding sequence ATGCCCACGGTCACCGTTCGCGTCCTCGGTGCCCTCAGTGCGAGCGTGCTGAGCGCGACTCTCGGCGTCCTGGCGGTCGCCGCGCCCGCCCAGGCCGCGGCCCGCGACGGAGCCTGCAACACCGGCGAGTTCTGTTACTACTACAACAGCGACCACGCGGGCTCGGTCTCGGATCACGCCGGCTCGCTGGCCGACTACGGCTCGACCCAGCCGGGCTGCTACGAGTTCAAGGGCGCCGGCGGCGGCAAGGGCCAGTGCATCAAGAACAACGCCGCTTCGGCGTGGAACCGCACCGGCAAGACGGTGCGCGTCTACTACAACACCGGCTACAACGGCTCCCACGCGTACCAGGACTTCGCGCCCGGGGCGAAGAAGAACCTCAGCTCCACGCTGAAGAACAACAACGCCTCCCACCAGCTGATCTCCGCCGGGTCCAGCTACCCGGCCAAGGACGACTACCCCTACAAGGGTCAGACCTCCGGCATCGATCCCTGGAACTTCTACAAGGGACAGTGCACCAGCTTCGCGGCCTGGGCGGTGCGCAGCCGGGTCGGCGTCGCCTTCCACAATCAGTACAAGGGCCAGGCGCGCTGGGGCAACGCCAAGGAGTGGGTCGCCGCCGCCGGACGCGCCGGCGTGCCGGTGTACAACAGCCCGAAGGCCGGTGACGTCGCGGTCCGCCTGGGCGGCACCTACGGTCACGTCGCGTTCGTGACCCGGGTGAACGCGAACGGCACCTTCGAGATCGACGAGTACAACTACGTCTCCGCCGACAGGTACAGCCACCGGACGGTGTCGGTGGGAACCGCCAACAACCAGTTCTCCAAGTTCATCCGCTTCAAGTGA
- a CDS encoding alpha/beta fold hydrolase: MRVRAPRIRHRRRWLVGGGAALATALVVAAGFALHHPAPVGYFVSAQAQDRFLRAYDRAMADLPEPDRMLDVRTSYGVVRVYHFAGPASSSSAPPLLLLPGRAAPSPVWADNLPSLLRLRSVYTVDLLGEPGMSVQQRPISSARDHAQWLHELLRGLPEARLHLVGLSIGGWTATNLAARRPEKVASVILLDPVLVFTDLSPAAIVRSIPASVRWLPRSWRDDFASWTANGAPVEDVPVAEMIEAGMQSYVLKLSAPGRLTDERLAGVRMPVLTLFAGKSRMHDAAAGAAHARHVLPHAVVKVYPDASHAINGEQPEQIAADIAAHLARLP; this comes from the coding sequence ATGCGAGTACGCGCACCTCGGATCAGGCACCGCCGGCGTTGGCTCGTCGGCGGCGGCGCCGCGCTCGCCACCGCCCTCGTGGTGGCTGCGGGGTTCGCCCTGCATCACCCCGCCCCCGTCGGCTACTTCGTCTCCGCCCAGGCGCAGGACCGCTTCCTGCGCGCCTACGACCGGGCGATGGCGGACCTGCCCGAACCGGACCGCATGCTCGACGTGCGGACCAGCTACGGGGTGGTCCGCGTCTACCACTTCGCCGGCCCCGCCTCCTCTTCCTCCGCCCCTCCGCTGCTGCTGCTGCCGGGCCGGGCCGCCCCCTCCCCCGTCTGGGCCGACAACCTGCCCTCGCTGCTGCGGTTGCGCAGCGTGTACACGGTGGACCTGCTGGGCGAGCCGGGCATGAGCGTCCAGCAACGACCGATCAGTTCCGCCCGCGACCACGCGCAGTGGCTGCACGAGCTGCTGCGGGGCCTGCCCGAGGCACGGCTCCACCTGGTCGGGCTGTCCATCGGCGGCTGGACCGCGACCAACCTGGCGGCGCGCCGCCCGGAGAAGGTCGCCAGCGTGATCCTGCTGGATCCGGTCCTGGTCTTCACCGATCTGTCACCGGCGGCGATCGTCCGTTCCATCCCGGCCAGCGTGCGCTGGCTGCCCCGCTCCTGGCGGGACGACTTCGCGAGCTGGACGGCCAACGGGGCACCCGTCGAGGACGTCCCGGTCGCCGAGATGATCGAGGCCGGGATGCAGTCCTACGTGCTCAAGCTCTCCGCTCCCGGCCGGCTCACCGACGAACGTCTCGCCGGGGTGCGGATGCCGGTCCTCACGCTGTTCGCCGGGAAGTCCCGGATGCACGACGCCGCGGCCGGTGCCGCGCACGCCCGGCACGTCCTGCCGCACGCCGTGGTGAAGGTCTACCCCGATGCCTCGCACGCCATCAACGGCGAGCAGCCGGAGCAGATCGCCGCCGACATCGCCGCGCACCTGGCACGGCTCCCCTGA
- a CDS encoding TetR/AcrR family transcriptional regulator, translating into MTRDAATRKDRSRRPLTITEQARRAQLVRVTTDLVARHGYAGTSLARIAEAAGLSKAAVLYHFPSKDAVVQAAYATVIEALIADVGAAVEQASGAAAVAAYVRSLVAHLRMHPEHARMIIEAVTEETGISDGPDAPSRRRSVADLIEAARSAGDYREDTDADLLAIVVNGAIDAIVAEQLARPGFDGGRAADELIGILDRAYRRRPGPDAG; encoded by the coding sequence ATGACACGGGATGCCGCCACCCGGAAGGACCGGTCGCGCCGGCCGCTGACCATCACCGAACAGGCCCGTCGCGCCCAGCTCGTCCGGGTGACCACCGACCTCGTCGCCCGGCACGGCTACGCCGGCACCTCGCTGGCGCGCATCGCCGAGGCGGCGGGCCTGTCCAAGGCCGCTGTCCTTTACCACTTCCCGTCGAAGGACGCGGTGGTGCAGGCCGCGTACGCGACGGTCATCGAGGCCCTCATCGCGGACGTCGGCGCGGCCGTCGAGCAGGCCTCCGGGGCCGCCGCGGTGGCGGCGTACGTCCGCTCGCTCGTGGCCCACCTGCGGATGCACCCCGAGCACGCTCGGATGATCATCGAGGCCGTCACTGAGGAGACCGGCATCAGCGACGGGCCGGACGCGCCCAGCCGGCGGCGGAGCGTCGCGGACCTCATCGAGGCGGCCCGCTCCGCCGGGGACTACCGCGAGGACACCGACGCCGACCTGCTCGCCATCGTGGTCAACGGCGCGATCGACGCCATCGTCGCCGAGCAGCTCGCCAGGCCCGGGTTCGACGGTGGCCGCGCCGCCGACGAGCTGATCGGGATCCTGGACCGGGCGTACCGCCGCCGGCCGGGGCCCGACGCCGGCTGA
- a CDS encoding SRPBCC family protein, with translation MDETDPMMLDQRGRRGQGAGLPRLLGVVSLALGAGSLLAPRAVARLTGVDDSPAAGGVIMAVGARELVHAAGLLGGRRPAGWAWTRVAGDALDLTLLGRAWADRCGERRRRVGLTTAAVAGIAAVDLVAAVRAGRARAARRRVIDMEVAVTVNRSPAEAYRFWRDLENLPRFMSHLESVRADDLRRSHWTARGPAGRRVEWDAEIVDDQPNRSLAWRSLPGTRVPNAGRVRFVPAPGDRGTEVRVRLRYAPPAGALGRAVAKLFGEEPEQQVRDDLRRFKQVVETGEVVRSEGSPDGISVRQQVMQRPAQPLPIARR, from the coding sequence GTGGACGAGACCGATCCGATGATGCTGGATCAGCGGGGACGACGCGGCCAGGGCGCCGGGCTGCCCCGGCTGCTGGGCGTGGTCAGCCTCGCCCTCGGGGCCGGCAGCCTGCTCGCCCCGCGCGCGGTGGCACGGCTGACCGGCGTGGACGACTCACCCGCCGCGGGCGGGGTGATCATGGCCGTGGGCGCCCGCGAGCTGGTCCACGCGGCGGGCCTGCTCGGCGGCCGCCGGCCGGCCGGCTGGGCGTGGACCCGGGTGGCCGGCGACGCGCTGGACCTCACCCTGCTCGGGCGGGCCTGGGCGGACCGGTGCGGCGAGCGGCGTCGGCGGGTCGGCCTCACCACCGCCGCCGTCGCCGGCATCGCCGCCGTCGACCTGGTTGCCGCCGTGCGCGCCGGACGGGCCCGGGCCGCGCGCCGACGGGTCATCGACATGGAGGTCGCGGTAACCGTGAACCGGTCCCCGGCCGAGGCGTACCGGTTCTGGCGGGACCTGGAGAACCTGCCCCGCTTCATGTCCCACCTGGAGTCGGTACGCGCCGACGATCTGCGCCGGTCGCACTGGACCGCGCGCGGCCCGGCCGGCCGCAGGGTCGAGTGGGACGCGGAGATCGTTGACGACCAGCCGAACCGGTCGCTCGCCTGGCGGTCGCTGCCCGGCACCCGCGTGCCCAACGCGGGCCGGGTCCGGTTCGTGCCCGCGCCGGGCGATCGCGGGACCGAGGTCCGGGTGCGGCTGCGCTACGCCCCGCCGGCCGGCGCGCTGGGCCGGGCCGTGGCGAAGCTCTTCGGCGAGGAACCCGAGCAGCAGGTACGCGACGACCTGCGCCGGTTCAAGCAGGTGGTGGAGACCGGCGAGGTGGTCCGCTCCGAGGGCAGCCCGGACGGCATCTCCGTACGCCAGCAGGTCATGCAACGCCCCGCCCAGCCGCTGCCCATCGCCCGCCGCTGA
- a CDS encoding zinc-dependent alcohol dehydrogenase encodes MKATAWMGKDSVKVVDVPDPTIMNARDAIVRITTTAICGSDLHLYHGYIPAMRKGDILGHEFMGEVVEVGPQVRNLRPGDRVVVPFPIACGHCSSCQRGLFSVCENSNPNAGVAEKIMGHSPAGIFGYSHLLGGYAGGQAEYARVPFADVGPIKVPDEVPDDQAVMLADVLPTGFMGAEMCDIKPGDVIAVWGAGPVGLLAAASARMLGAERVIVIDRYPYRLRLAEEHTGAETINYDDTDVLDALNAMTAGRGPDACIDAVGLEGHHGNTAVYAYDRAKQAARVETERPFALRQAILACRSGGVVSVIGAYGGVVDKFPMGAFMNRSLIMRTGQCHVQRYTRPLLNRIQRGDIDPSFIISHRMRLKDAAKGYKIFQKKQDECTKVVLKV; translated from the coding sequence ATGAAGGCCACCGCCTGGATGGGCAAGGACAGCGTCAAGGTCGTCGACGTGCCCGACCCGACCATCATGAACGCGCGCGACGCGATCGTACGGATCACCACGACCGCCATCTGCGGTTCCGACCTGCACCTCTACCACGGCTACATCCCCGCCATGCGCAAGGGCGACATCCTCGGCCACGAGTTCATGGGCGAGGTGGTGGAGGTCGGCCCGCAGGTACGCAACCTGCGCCCCGGCGACCGGGTGGTGGTGCCGTTCCCGATCGCCTGCGGGCACTGCTCCTCGTGCCAGCGCGGGCTCTTCTCGGTCTGCGAGAACTCCAACCCCAACGCAGGGGTGGCCGAGAAGATCATGGGGCACTCGCCGGCCGGCATCTTCGGCTACTCCCACCTGCTCGGCGGCTACGCCGGCGGCCAGGCCGAGTACGCCCGGGTGCCGTTCGCCGACGTCGGCCCGATCAAGGTTCCCGACGAGGTGCCCGACGACCAGGCTGTGATGCTCGCCGACGTGCTGCCGACCGGCTTCATGGGCGCGGAGATGTGCGACATCAAGCCGGGCGACGTGATCGCCGTGTGGGGGGCCGGCCCGGTGGGGCTGCTCGCCGCCGCCAGCGCCCGGATGCTCGGCGCGGAACGGGTGATCGTCATCGACCGGTACCCGTACCGGCTGCGGCTCGCCGAGGAGCACACCGGCGCGGAGACCATCAACTACGACGACACCGACGTGCTCGACGCGTTGAACGCGATGACCGCCGGCCGGGGGCCCGACGCCTGCATCGACGCCGTCGGCCTGGAAGGACACCACGGCAACACCGCCGTCTACGCGTACGACCGGGCCAAGCAGGCCGCCCGGGTCGAGACGGAACGGCCGTTCGCGCTGCGCCAGGCCATCCTCGCCTGCCGCAGCGGCGGCGTCGTCTCGGTGATCGGCGCGTACGGGGGCGTCGTCGACAAGTTCCCGATGGGCGCGTTCATGAACCGGTCGTTGATCATGCGTACGGGTCAGTGTCACGTCCAGCGCTACACCCGTCCGTTGCTCAACCGCATCCAGCGCGGCGACATCGACCCCAGCTTCATCATCAGCCACCGCATGCGGCTCAAGGACGCGGCCAAGGGCTACAAGATCTTCCAGAAGAAGCAGGACGAGTGCACCAAGGTCGTCCTCAAGGTCTGA
- a CDS encoding GNAT family N-acetyltransferase: MPDALTRTAVDGSPHTVSELMTAWGRGWAVCRGTPAPVAVPGGFRVDVGLPGHRVRHVLHTYDACSLGRLGRELTEPGTWIKVSGDRAGLRAALPDAWTLDDVGHLMSAPLTPGAVEPPAPYATRVVVEGGGVVATVLDAAGHRAASGRLAGAGEFGIVDQVETEPAHRRRGLGSAVVRALCDHAARLGMRTGILVATDDGRALYRALGWTVRSDVSGAYLREDPGPT; the protein is encoded by the coding sequence ATGCCGGACGCGCTCACCCGGACCGCCGTGGACGGCTCGCCGCACACCGTGTCCGAGCTGATGACGGCCTGGGGGCGCGGCTGGGCCGTCTGCCGGGGCACCCCCGCCCCCGTCGCCGTTCCCGGCGGCTTCCGGGTCGACGTGGGCCTGCCCGGTCACCGCGTACGCCACGTGCTGCACACCTACGACGCCTGCTCGCTCGGGCGGCTCGGCCGGGAGCTGACGGAGCCGGGCACCTGGATCAAGGTCAGCGGGGACCGCGCCGGCCTCCGCGCCGCCCTGCCCGACGCCTGGACGCTGGACGACGTCGGACACCTCATGAGCGCGCCGCTGACCCCGGGCGCGGTCGAGCCGCCCGCCCCGTACGCGACGCGGGTCGTCGTCGAGGGCGGGGGCGTCGTCGCGACGGTCCTGGACGCGGCCGGGCACCGGGCGGCGTCCGGGCGGCTGGCCGGCGCCGGGGAGTTCGGCATCGTCGACCAGGTCGAGACGGAGCCCGCCCATCGGCGGCGCGGGCTGGGTAGCGCCGTCGTGCGGGCGCTCTGCGACCACGCGGCGAGGCTCGGGATGCGCACCGGGATCCTCGTCGCCACCGACGACGGACGCGCCCTGTACCGCGCGCTCGGCTGGACGGTGCGGTCGGACGTGTCGGGGGCGTACCTCAGGGAGGACCCGGGCCCGACCTGA
- a CDS encoding glutamate--cysteine ligase — translation MGEDVGVRTFSREDRARYREKVRRCLDVFAEMLRESRFDVERPMTGLEIELNLVDDDSMPTMRNADVLAAIADPSFQTELGQFNVEINVAPRRLAGTGTREFEETVRASLNAAETRARDVDAHMVMIGILPTLRPEHLTAETLSANPRYALLNEQIFAARGEDLRIAINGVERLAVTADTITPEAACTSTQFHLQVSPAQFADYWNAAQVIAGIQVALGANSPLLFGRELWRETRIPLFQQATDTRPEEIKAQGVRPRVWFGERWITTVFDLFEENVRYFPALLPVCDAEDPAEALARGDVPKLAELRLHNGTVYRWNRPVYDVLKGRPHLRVENRVLPAGPTVLDTVANGAFYFGLVRALAEADRPLWSQMSFSAAEENFNACARHGIDAQVFWPGLGYLPVTELVLRRLLPLAHHGLDRWGLDPDERDRLLGVIEQRCLTGRNGASWQVETLHRLESADHLDRPEALREVVRHYVTLMHSNRPVHEWPIP, via the coding sequence ATGGGCGAGGACGTCGGCGTACGGACCTTCAGTCGCGAGGACCGGGCCCGCTATCGCGAGAAGGTACGGCGGTGCCTGGACGTCTTCGCCGAGATGCTCCGGGAGTCCCGGTTCGACGTCGAACGGCCGATGACCGGGCTGGAGATCGAGCTGAACCTGGTCGACGACGACTCGATGCCGACCATGCGCAACGCCGACGTGCTGGCCGCCATCGCCGACCCGAGCTTCCAGACGGAGCTGGGCCAGTTCAACGTCGAGATCAACGTGGCCCCGCGCCGGCTGGCCGGCACCGGCACCCGCGAGTTCGAGGAGACCGTACGGGCCAGCCTCAACGCCGCCGAGACCAGGGCCCGCGACGTCGACGCGCACATGGTGATGATCGGCATCCTGCCGACGCTGCGGCCGGAGCACCTGACCGCCGAGACGCTGTCGGCCAACCCGCGCTACGCGCTGCTCAACGAGCAGATCTTCGCCGCCCGCGGCGAGGACCTGCGGATCGCGATCAACGGCGTGGAACGGCTCGCGGTCACCGCCGACACCATCACCCCGGAGGCGGCCTGCACGAGCACCCAGTTCCACCTCCAGGTCAGCCCGGCCCAGTTCGCCGACTACTGGAACGCCGCGCAGGTGATCGCCGGCATCCAGGTGGCCCTGGGGGCGAACTCGCCGCTGCTCTTCGGCCGGGAGTTGTGGCGGGAGACCCGCATCCCACTGTTCCAGCAGGCGACCGACACCCGTCCGGAGGAGATCAAGGCCCAGGGCGTACGCCCCCGGGTGTGGTTCGGCGAGCGGTGGATCACCACGGTGTTCGACCTGTTCGAGGAGAACGTGCGCTACTTCCCGGCGCTGCTGCCCGTCTGCGACGCGGAGGACCCGGCCGAGGCCCTGGCCCGGGGGGACGTGCCGAAGCTCGCCGAGCTGCGGCTGCACAACGGCACCGTCTACCGCTGGAACCGCCCCGTGTACGACGTGCTGAAGGGCCGCCCGCACCTGCGGGTGGAGAACCGTGTGCTGCCGGCCGGGCCGACGGTGCTCGACACCGTGGCCAACGGCGCCTTCTACTTCGGTCTCGTCCGGGCGCTCGCCGAGGCCGACCGGCCGCTGTGGTCGCAGATGTCGTTCAGCGCGGCCGAGGAGAACTTCAACGCCTGCGCCCGGCACGGCATCGATGCCCAGGTCTTCTGGCCCGGCCTCGGTTACCTCCCGGTCACCGAACTGGTGCTGCGCCGGCTGCTGCCGCTGGCCCACCACGGGCTGGACCGGTGGGGCCTCGACCCGGACGAGCGGGACCGGCTGCTCGGCGTCATCGAGCAACGGTGCCTGACCGGGCGCAACGGGGCGAGCTGGCAGGTGGAGACCCTGCACCGGCTGGAGTCAGCCGACCATCTCGACCGGCCGGAGGCGCTGCGCGAGGTGGTGCGGCACTACGTGACGCTGATGCACAGCAACCGGCCGGTCCACGAGTGGCCCATCCCCTGA
- a CDS encoding DUF3817 domain-containing protein, whose product MREKITRLFVAAAIAEACSWLALLIGMAVKYGPPGNEIGVKIFGPVHGALFVAYGLLVLAVARLHRWRLWPTLVALACAVPPFATLIFERWAARRGMLRAAGEPDRPLTPVG is encoded by the coding sequence ATGCGCGAGAAGATCACCAGGCTCTTCGTGGCGGCGGCGATCGCCGAGGCCTGCTCCTGGCTGGCCCTGCTGATCGGCATGGCCGTCAAGTACGGCCCCCCGGGCAACGAGATCGGCGTGAAGATCTTCGGCCCGGTCCACGGCGCGCTCTTCGTCGCGTACGGCCTGCTGGTCCTCGCGGTGGCCCGGCTGCACCGGTGGCGGCTCTGGCCCACCCTCGTGGCCCTGGCCTGCGCCGTACCGCCGTTCGCCACCCTGATCTTCGAGCGCTGGGCCGCCCGGCGGGGGATGCTGCGCGCCGCGGGCGAACCGGACCGGCCGCTGACCCCCGTCGGCTGA
- a CDS encoding alpha/beta fold hydrolase has translation MFEGFTLERIDVGEVRLRVRHGGSGPPVVLLHGHPRTHATWHRVAPLLAREHTVICPDLRGYGGSSKPPSDPGHTAYAKRAMARDVVGLLDALGHDRAAVVGHDRGCYVAMRTALDHPERVSRLGVLDGVPIGEALARADARFAARWWHWFFLGQSDKPAERVITADPDAWYDGSPAAMGEEAYADYRRAIHDPATVHAMCEDYRAGLGPDRAADDADRAAGRRIACPVLFCWSERDDMVELYGDPAAIWRDWADDVRVASVDSGHHMAEEAPEQLAAALADFLAG, from the coding sequence ATGTTCGAGGGATTCACGCTGGAGCGCATCGACGTCGGCGAGGTCCGGCTGCGGGTACGACACGGCGGTTCGGGCCCACCCGTGGTGCTGCTGCACGGGCATCCGCGCACCCACGCGACCTGGCACCGGGTCGCGCCGCTGCTGGCCCGCGAACACACGGTCATCTGCCCGGACCTGCGCGGCTACGGCGGCTCGTCGAAGCCGCCGAGCGACCCCGGGCACACCGCGTACGCCAAGCGGGCGATGGCCCGCGACGTGGTCGGCCTGCTCGACGCGCTCGGACACGACCGCGCGGCGGTGGTCGGGCACGACCGGGGCTGCTACGTGGCGATGCGCACGGCGCTGGACCACCCGGAGCGGGTCAGCCGGCTGGGCGTGCTCGACGGGGTACCGATCGGCGAGGCCCTGGCACGCGCCGACGCGAGGTTCGCGGCCCGCTGGTGGCACTGGTTCTTCCTCGGCCAGTCGGACAAGCCGGCGGAGCGGGTGATCACCGCCGACCCGGACGCCTGGTACGACGGGTCGCCGGCGGCCATGGGCGAGGAGGCGTACGCCGACTACCGCCGGGCCATCCACGACCCGGCGACGGTGCACGCGATGTGCGAGGACTACCGGGCCGGGCTCGGCCCGGACCGGGCGGCCGACGACGCCGACCGGGCCGCCGGGCGGCGGATCGCCTGCCCGGTGCTGTTCTGCTGGTCTGAGCGCGACGACATGGTCGAGCTGTACGGCGACCCGGCGGCCATCTGGCGGGACTGGGCCGACGACGTGCGGGTGGCCTCGGTCGACTCGGGCCACCACATGGCCGAGGAGGCCCCGGAGCAGCTCGCCGCCGCGCTGGCCGACTTCCTCGCGGGCTGA
- a CDS encoding Vms1/Ankzf1 family peptidyl-tRNA hydrolase: MQLSFLRPLYDRPGPWVSVYLDASANTEDAHPALDLRWRALRQQLQQQRADVDTIDAVERVVRGHDPMPGSYGLAVFGARGRVVLSEYLSAPPLRDLAAYTSLPHVMPMLAQRGEQVAWVRVLADRTGADAMAISAGGVPRRAHVTGREDFQLRRVQPGGWSQSHHQRAAMEAWHHNAGDVTAATVELAEKVGAEVVVVAGDVRATGVIAAQMPERWQDLMVRTDAGSRGGGADQSLLDDLTVQTIAEVADQRISAVLDRFGMQEDVGAGLDAVVSALQRNQVETMLIVDDPSATGELWIGPDPTEIATDPGQLAAMSVRDPEKVRADAALVRALVGTDAELTVLGPDEAPELTDGVGAVLRYVDAGTPGRGDG, encoded by the coding sequence ATGCAGCTGTCCTTCCTGCGCCCGCTCTACGACCGGCCGGGACCGTGGGTCTCGGTGTACCTGGACGCGTCCGCCAACACCGAGGACGCCCACCCGGCGCTCGATCTGCGCTGGCGGGCCCTGCGTCAACAACTTCAGCAGCAGCGCGCCGACGTGGACACCATCGACGCCGTCGAACGCGTCGTCCGGGGCCACGATCCGATGCCCGGCAGCTACGGGCTGGCGGTCTTCGGCGCCCGGGGCCGGGTGGTGCTGTCGGAGTACCTCTCCGCCCCGCCGCTGCGGGACCTGGCCGCGTACACCTCGCTGCCGCACGTGATGCCCATGCTGGCGCAGCGCGGCGAGCAGGTCGCCTGGGTGCGGGTGCTGGCCGACCGCACCGGTGCCGACGCCATGGCGATCAGCGCCGGCGGCGTGCCGCGCCGCGCCCACGTGACCGGCCGGGAGGACTTCCAACTGCGTCGGGTGCAGCCCGGCGGCTGGTCGCAGTCGCACCACCAGCGGGCCGCGATGGAGGCCTGGCACCACAACGCGGGCGACGTCACCGCGGCCACGGTGGAGCTGGCCGAGAAGGTCGGCGCGGAGGTGGTGGTGGTCGCCGGCGACGTGCGCGCCACCGGCGTGATCGCCGCCCAGATGCCGGAACGCTGGCAGGACCTGATGGTCCGCACCGACGCCGGGTCCCGGGGCGGCGGCGCCGACCAGAGCCTGCTCGACGACCTCACGGTGCAGACCATCGCCGAGGTGGCCGACCAGCGGATCTCCGCAGTGCTGGACCGGTTCGGCATGCAGGAGGACGTCGGCGCCGGGCTGGACGCCGTGGTGTCCGCCCTGCAACGCAACCAGGTCGAGACGATGCTGATCGTCGACGACCCGTCCGCCACTGGGGAACTCTGGATCGGGCCGGACCCGACCGAGATCGCCACCGACCCGGGGCAGCTCGCCGCCATGTCCGTACGCGACCCGGAGAAGGTCCGCGCCGACGCCGCCCTCGTGCGCGCGCTGGTCGGCACCGACGCCGAGCTGACCGTGCTGGGTCCGGACGAGGCGCCGGAGTTGACCGACGGCGTCGGCGCGGTGCTGCGGTACGTCGACGCCGGCACGCCGGGGCGTGGCGATGGCTGA